A window of Candidatus Omnitrophota bacterium contains these coding sequences:
- the atpH gene encoding ATP synthase F1 subunit delta, with product MSYAVTRRYSDAFYASLEDEDRLQEARQALAGFRDLIKTSEELRTFAVNPLLTIKEKAGILRAVFKGRLPAAVDHFVQFINSKDRLGLLPAIIEAFEDRYLEEHGQAKGQVETAIDLSQKDRHFLTAQLKDICGKDIITDFRLNPALLGGFRIWVQGRLFDASMQTQLTDFALNLNERF from the coding sequence GTGTCTTATGCTGTTACCCGCCGGTATTCAGACGCCTTTTACGCATCTTTGGAGGATGAAGACCGTCTTCAGGAAGCCCGTCAGGCCCTTGCGGGTTTTAGGGATCTGATCAAAACATCCGAAGAATTAAGGACATTCGCGGTCAATCCTTTGTTGACCATCAAAGAAAAGGCCGGTATTCTGCGCGCTGTTTTCAAGGGCCGTTTGCCCGCGGCTGTTGATCATTTTGTGCAGTTTATCAACAGCAAGGACCGCCTGGGCCTTTTACCCGCGATCATTGAGGCCTTTGAAGATCGCTATTTAGAGGAACACGGCCAGGCCAAGGGGCAAGTCGAGACCGCGATCGATCTAAGCCAGAAAGACCGGCATTTCCTGACAGCCCAATTGAAGGATATTTGCGGCAAAGACATCATCACCGATTTTCGTTTGAACCCTGCCTTGCTGGGCGGTTTTCGCATCTGGGTGCAGGGCCGTTTGTTTGACGCCAGCATGCAAACCCAGCTGACGGATTTTGCCCTGAACCTGAATGAGCGTTTCTAA